A genomic segment from Janthinobacterium sp. 64 encodes:
- the tsaE gene encoding tRNA (adenosine(37)-N6)-threonylcarbamoyltransferase complex ATPase subunit type 1 TsaE, whose protein sequence is MTEHFKAHLHDEAGTAALGAALARALAPGLAIYLHGDLGAGKTALTRALLHAAGHAGHVKSPTYTLSEPYTVQLDGQSVNVIHFDLYRMGSAEEFLDAGFREDFDGRNICIVEWPEKAEPVLPPADLNIYLNVAGTGRDVELQASSELGLSCLHRLKFAPNL, encoded by the coding sequence ATGACCGAACACTTCAAAGCCCACCTCCACGATGAAGCCGGCACCGCCGCGCTGGGCGCCGCGCTGGCGCGCGCGCTGGCGCCGGGCCTGGCGATCTACCTGCACGGCGACCTCGGTGCCGGCAAGACGGCCCTCACGCGCGCCCTGTTGCACGCGGCCGGCCATGCGGGCCACGTGAAAAGCCCCACCTACACCTTGTCCGAACCGTACACGGTGCAGCTCGATGGCCAGAGCGTCAACGTGATCCACTTCGACCTGTACCGCATGGGCAGCGCCGAGGAATTTCTCGACGCGGGCTTTCGCGAAGACTTCGATGGCCGCAACATCTGCATCGTCGAATGGCCGGAGAAAGCCGAACCGGTGCTGCCGCCGGCCGACCTGAATATTTATTTGAACGTTGCGGGTACAGGACGTGATGTAGAATTGCAAGCGTCTTCTGAATTGGGTCTGTCATGCCTTCACCGTCTCAAATTCGCCCCGAACCTTTGA
- a CDS encoding siderophore-interacting protein: MTTASTTAPRPHAIERVRHDLTLRVLTVVRTEQITPHMRRITLAGDDLDGFVSPAHDDHVKLFFPAPGQTTPVFPVLGNGPNPIQYGEGARPIARNYTPRRYDAARRELDIDFVLHGDGPAASWAAQAAPGQTLGVGGPRGSMLVPLDFDWYVLVGDQTALPAIARRLEQLPATARAIAVIEVVDDGERVALECAAQLDLCWVARNGRKGPLLLEALRQVTLPSDGDGYVWVACEHAQVQGLRGHFIDAGVPKQHLHVASYWKHGAAEHHEHHDE; this comes from the coding sequence ATGACTACTGCATCAACTACAGCACCACGTCCGCACGCCATCGAGCGCGTGCGGCATGACTTGACACTGCGCGTGCTCACCGTCGTGCGCACCGAGCAGATCACGCCGCACATGCGCCGCATCACGCTGGCGGGCGACGACCTGGACGGCTTTGTCTCGCCGGCGCACGACGACCACGTGAAACTGTTCTTCCCCGCCCCGGGGCAGACTACCCCCGTGTTCCCCGTGCTGGGCAATGGACCGAATCCCATCCAGTATGGGGAAGGCGCGCGCCCCATCGCCCGCAACTACACGCCGCGCCGCTACGACGCCGCGCGGCGCGAGCTGGACATCGACTTCGTGCTGCATGGCGACGGCCCCGCGGCCAGCTGGGCGGCGCAAGCCGCGCCTGGCCAGACCCTGGGCGTGGGCGGACCGCGCGGCTCCATGCTGGTGCCGCTCGACTTCGACTGGTATGTGCTGGTGGGCGACCAGACGGCCTTGCCGGCCATCGCCCGCCGCCTGGAGCAGCTGCCGGCCACGGCGCGCGCCATTGCCGTGATCGAGGTCGTCGACGACGGCGAACGGGTCGCGCTCGAGTGCGCGGCGCAGCTGGACCTGTGCTGGGTGGCGCGCAATGGCCGCAAGGGGCCGCTGCTGCTGGAAGCGCTGCGTCAGGTCACGCTGCCGTCAGACGGCGACGGCTACGTGTGGGTGGCGTGCGAGCATGCGCAGGTGCAGGGCTTGCGCGGGCATTTTATCGATGCCGGGGTGCCGAAGCAGCATCTGCATGTGGCCAGTTACTGGAAGCATGGGGCGGCCGAGCATCATGAACACCACGACGAGTGA
- a CDS encoding carboxypeptidase-like regulatory domain-containing protein — MLKLLSLSVLAVLLMGCSTPRSLVVMPEFQQAEYDALSKTGSGGVKGQAFMKTKGGEFKEAGGDTVTLRPKTEYARKLAMLPASLYKCQVVSTVSLKFCDYDRTAMTDSEGRFEFTEVPDGTYYVTTNVSWLAYYPGTFPSVESKQGGTIPMEVTVADSKVSTIMLTR, encoded by the coding sequence ATGTTGAAATTACTGTCTTTGAGCGTGCTGGCCGTGTTGTTGATGGGATGCTCGACGCCGCGTTCGCTTGTTGTCATGCCGGAATTCCAGCAGGCGGAATATGATGCCTTGAGTAAAACCGGCAGTGGCGGCGTCAAGGGACAGGCCTTCATGAAGACCAAAGGCGGCGAATTCAAGGAAGCTGGTGGCGACACGGTCACCTTGCGTCCGAAGACGGAATATGCGCGCAAGCTGGCGATGTTGCCGGCGTCGCTGTATAAATGCCAGGTAGTCAGCACCGTCAGTCTGAAGTTCTGTGACTATGACCGTACGGCCATGACCGACAGCGAAGGCCGGTTCGAATTCACGGAAGTCCCCGATGGCACCTATTACGTCACCACCAACGTGAGCTGGTTGGCGTACTATCCCGGCACATTCCCCTCGGTCGAAAGCAAGCAAGGCGGTACGATCCCGATGGAAGTCACCGTGGCCGACAGCAAGGTCTCGACTATCATGCTGACGCGTTAA
- a CDS encoding sensor histidine kinase, with protein MPTPPTLARRFKLSSPMRWLLPVILLLLFLSILFWLPWQARQMESNERQEQLIADTLWVEQTIRFQLARNEESLFNLGVDIASGSLSAEKVHERLQQMLRNGRELQRVLWLDTNGKVLATSDNSLPHALSFAPASLTAADNARRLHRGQYAQPSQQTGFPDVPPGAMLMDYHQPLFDGQRYVGSLVATYQISSLLDEMVPWWFAQDNQISLIDRDDKVLARRAAAGPGHGVYTHKRALDVPGASITLFTDSVKSQPKLLPNLLVGSVIALSLGLLWSLLALWRHISRRLVAEGALRQQMLFRTAMENSLVTGMRARDLEGRVTYVNPAFCQIVGYPPEEILGRLPPMPYWVPEALEEYQQRFVKALAGNPTPQFETYFQRPDGTRVAVLIFEAPLVDKNGQQTGWMGSVLDISDRKRVEELNRQQQEKLQTSSRLATMGELASMLAHELNQPLAAISSYTTGALNLIRRAIDHDAPVDPGTLKPALEQASAQAQRAGQIIRSVHDFVRKSEPQRQDIAIRTLIDGIRALIDLQARKYYVTIQEELPPDLPLLRADPVMIEQVLLNLTRNAIEAMQDAAPGRRIMRLRASHDAQQGMVTVDVIDHGHGIPQDVAERLFSPFFSTKSEGMGMGLNICRTAIEFHGGALTFGANPAGGTIFTFSVPAAPSAPH; from the coding sequence ATGCCGACTCCCCCCACCCTTGCGCGCCGCTTCAAGCTATCGAGCCCGATGCGCTGGCTGCTGCCCGTCATCCTGCTGCTGCTGTTCCTCTCCATCCTGTTCTGGCTGCCGTGGCAGGCGCGCCAGATGGAAAGCAACGAACGCCAGGAGCAGCTGATCGCCGATACGCTATGGGTAGAGCAGACCATCCGCTTCCAGCTGGCGCGCAACGAGGAAAGCCTGTTCAACCTGGGCGTGGACATCGCCAGCGGCTCCCTATCGGCGGAAAAAGTGCACGAACGGCTGCAGCAGATGTTGCGCAATGGCCGCGAATTGCAGCGCGTGCTGTGGCTCGACACCAACGGCAAGGTGCTGGCCACCAGCGACAACAGCTTGCCGCACGCGCTGTCATTTGCGCCCGCCTCGCTGACGGCGGCCGACAATGCGCGCCGTCTGCACCGGGGCCAATACGCCCAGCCTTCGCAGCAGACGGGTTTTCCCGACGTGCCGCCGGGTGCCATGCTGATGGATTACCACCAGCCCCTGTTCGACGGCCAGCGCTATGTCGGCAGCCTGGTGGCCACCTACCAGATCAGCAGCCTGCTCGATGAAATGGTGCCGTGGTGGTTCGCCCAGGATAACCAGATTTCGCTGATCGACCGCGACGACAAGGTGCTGGCGCGGCGCGCCGCCGCCGGTCCCGGCCACGGCGTGTACACGCACAAGCGCGCGCTCGACGTGCCCGGCGCCAGCATCACCCTGTTTACCGACAGCGTGAAAAGCCAGCCGAAATTGCTGCCCAATCTGCTGGTCGGCTCCGTCATCGCCCTGTCGCTGGGCTTGCTGTGGAGCTTGCTGGCCCTGTGGCGGCATATTTCGCGCCGCCTGGTGGCCGAAGGCGCGCTGCGCCAGCAGATGCTGTTTCGCACGGCGATGGAAAACTCGCTGGTGACGGGCATGCGCGCGCGCGACCTGGAAGGCAGAGTCACCTACGTCAATCCCGCGTTTTGCCAGATCGTCGGCTATCCGCCCGAGGAAATCCTGGGCCGCTTGCCGCCCATGCCCTACTGGGTGCCCGAGGCGCTGGAAGAATACCAGCAGCGCTTCGTCAAGGCCCTGGCCGGCAATCCCACGCCGCAGTTCGAAACCTATTTCCAGCGCCCCGACGGCACGCGCGTGGCCGTGCTGATCTTCGAGGCGCCCTTGGTGGACAAGAACGGCCAGCAGACGGGCTGGATGGGTTCCGTGCTCGATATCTCGGACCGCAAGCGGGTCGAGGAACTGAATCGCCAGCAGCAGGAAAAGCTGCAAACGAGCTCGCGCCTGGCCACCATGGGCGAGCTGGCCTCGATGCTCGCGCACGAATTGAATCAGCCGCTGGCGGCCATTTCCAGCTACACGACGGGCGCCCTGAATTTGATCCGCCGCGCCATCGACCACGACGCCCCCGTCGATCCGGGTACCTTGAAGCCGGCGCTGGAACAGGCCAGCGCGCAGGCGCAGCGGGCCGGCCAGATCATCCGCAGCGTGCACGATTTCGTGCGCAAGAGCGAGCCGCAGCGCCAGGATATCGCCATCCGCACGCTGATCGACGGCATCCGCGCGCTGATCGACCTGCAGGCGCGCAAATACTATGTCACCATCCAGGAAGAGCTGCCGCCGGACCTGCCGCTGCTGCGCGCCGATCCCGTGATGATCGAGCAAGTGCTGCTGAACCTGACGCGCAACGCCATCGAGGCCATGCAGGACGCGGCGCCGGGACGGCGTATCATGCGCCTGCGGGCCAGCCACGACGCGCAGCAAGGCATGGTGACGGTCGACGTGATCGACCATGGCCATGGCATTCCCCAGGACGTGGCCGAGCGGCTGTTTTCGCCGTTTTTCTCGACCAAGTCCGAAGGCATGGGAATGGGCCTGAACATCTGCCGCACCGCCATCGAATTTCACGGCGGCGCGCTGACCTTCGGCGCCAACCCCGCCGGCGGTACCATCTTTACCTTCAGCGTGCCGGCCGCGCCAAGCGCGCCGCACTAA
- a CDS encoding PadR family transcriptional regulator has translation MRNSHYTEHGQHGHHHHHGHCGQHDHRHEHRGDYFMHGRGPRGFDERGDGMGGMGGGPGGRGGRGERAERVFGRGDLPLIVLALIEISPRHGYEIIKAIEERCGGAYAPSPGAVYPTLTLLEEQDHVTSSESASGKKLYTITDLGRAYLDENRAQVDGILARLDMFARVQARNALPERVHQAMHTLKHALLLNKSSWSDAEAERVSAVLEQAANAIVDGH, from the coding sequence ATGAGAAACTCACATTACACAGAACACGGCCAGCATGGCCATCACCATCATCACGGCCATTGCGGCCAGCACGACCACCGCCATGAGCACCGCGGTGACTACTTCATGCACGGCCGCGGCCCGCGCGGCTTCGACGAGCGCGGCGACGGCATGGGCGGCATGGGCGGTGGTCCTGGCGGGCGCGGCGGACGAGGCGAACGGGCCGAGCGCGTCTTCGGCCGCGGCGACTTGCCGCTGATCGTGCTGGCGCTGATCGAAATCAGCCCCCGCCACGGCTATGAAATCATCAAGGCCATCGAAGAGCGTTGCGGCGGCGCCTACGCCCCCAGCCCGGGCGCCGTGTATCCGACCCTGACCTTGCTGGAAGAGCAGGACCATGTGACGTCGTCCGAAAGCGCCAGCGGCAAGAAGCTCTACACGATCACGGACCTGGGCCGCGCGTATCTGGACGAGAACCGCGCCCAGGTGGATGGCATCCTGGCCCGCCTCGACATGTTCGCCCGCGTCCAGGCGCGCAACGCCTTGCCCGAGCGCGTGCACCAGGCCATGCACACGCTCAAGCATGCGCTGTTGCTGAACAAGAGCAGCTGGAGCGACGCCGAAGCCGAGCGCGTCTCCGCCGTGCTGGAACAGGCGGCGAACGCCATCGTCGACGGCCACTGA
- a CDS encoding TRAP transporter small permease, which translates to MKFLDHLEEWLIASLMGAATFIIFVAVVHRYLAGLPIPGLQDFLIQINTSWAQELCIYMFVWMAKFGAAYGVRTGIHVGVDVLINRMNPRWRDRFIVFGLGAGALFTGIVGTLGASFVWSIGHTDQTSADMEVPMWLVYLAVPLGSYLMCFRFLQVMVHFIKTGALPKHDHSHVEGLEDELTAEEKGAKA; encoded by the coding sequence ATGAAATTTCTGGATCACCTGGAAGAGTGGCTGATCGCGTCCCTGATGGGCGCGGCCACCTTCATCATTTTCGTCGCGGTCGTGCACCGCTACCTGGCAGGCTTGCCCATCCCCGGCCTGCAAGACTTCCTGATTCAAATCAATACCAGCTGGGCCCAGGAACTGTGTATCTACATGTTCGTCTGGATGGCCAAGTTCGGCGCCGCGTATGGCGTGCGCACGGGCATCCACGTGGGCGTCGACGTGCTGATCAACCGCATGAACCCGCGTTGGCGCGACCGTTTCATCGTCTTCGGCCTTGGTGCCGGCGCCCTGTTTACGGGCATCGTGGGGACCTTGGGCGCCAGCTTCGTGTGGTCGATCGGCCACACGGACCAGACCTCGGCCGACATGGAAGTGCCGATGTGGCTGGTCTACCTGGCCGTGCCGCTCGGTTCCTACCTGATGTGCTTCCGCTTCCTGCAGGTGATGGTGCATTTCATCAAGACGGGCGCCTTGCCGAAACACGACCACTCGCACGTCGAGGGCCTGGAAGATGAACTGACGGCGGAAGAAAAAGGAGCCAAGGCATGA
- a CDS encoding DUF3052 family protein produces MPDKSALEKMYVKNASTLAVLNDGGEHGELLAQLPAERRVREGENADWILLYARSRAELERFLPVAQARLAPGGAVWVAYRKGGAKAGSDIHRDDIRNFAQTIGLDSVAMVAIDAAWSALRLKQV; encoded by the coding sequence ATGCCTGACAAATCCGCCCTTGAGAAAATGTATGTGAAAAATGCCAGTACCCTGGCCGTGCTCAATGACGGCGGCGAACATGGAGAATTGCTGGCGCAGTTGCCGGCGGAGCGGCGGGTGCGGGAAGGTGAAAATGCCGACTGGATCCTGCTGTACGCACGCAGCCGCGCGGAACTGGAGCGGTTCCTGCCGGTGGCGCAAGCGCGCCTGGCGCCCGGCGGCGCCGTCTGGGTGGCGTACCGCAAGGGCGGCGCGAAGGCCGGCAGCGACATCCACCGCGACGATATCCGCAATTTTGCGCAAACAATAGGGCTCGACAGCGTGGCGATGGTCGCCATCGACGCCGCCTGGTCGGCGCTGCGCCTGAAGCAGGTGTAG
- a CDS encoding response regulator transcription factor: MLHIIDDEEVVRDSLSWLAASRSIEARSYASAQQFLDSLDGSFDAAGDCVLLDVRMPDMNGIAMFDQLVKRDLTARLPVIFLTGHGDVPMAVDSLKRGAFDFFEKPFNDNDLMDRVQQGLANSRQAGELAAVHARLATLSTREREVLDLILAGKMNKVVADKLGISMRTVEVHRAHIFDKMQVKTAVELAGLLK, encoded by the coding sequence ATGCTACACATCATCGACGACGAAGAGGTCGTACGCGACTCGCTGTCCTGGCTGGCCGCCTCGCGCAGCATCGAGGCGCGCAGCTACGCCAGCGCCCAGCAATTTCTCGATAGCCTCGATGGCAGCTTCGACGCCGCCGGCGACTGCGTGCTGCTCGACGTGCGCATGCCCGACATGAACGGCATCGCCATGTTCGACCAGCTGGTCAAGCGCGACCTGACGGCGCGCCTGCCCGTGATTTTCCTCACCGGCCACGGCGACGTGCCGATGGCCGTCGACAGTCTGAAACGGGGCGCCTTCGACTTCTTTGAAAAGCCGTTCAACGACAACGACCTGATGGACCGCGTGCAGCAAGGCCTGGCCAACTCGCGCCAGGCGGGCGAACTGGCCGCCGTGCACGCGCGCCTGGCCACCCTGTCGACGCGCGAGCGCGAAGTGCTGGACCTGATTTTGGCGGGCAAGATGAACAAGGTGGTGGCCGACAAGCTGGGCATCAGCATGCGCACCGTGGAAGTCCACCGCGCGCATATCTTCGACAAGATGCAGGTCAAGACGGCGGTGGAGCTGGCGGGGTTGTTGAAGTAA
- a CDS encoding TRAP transporter substrate-binding protein, translated as MKTMFVALCAAIGATAGVHAYAQAPIVIKFSHVVATDTPKGQAAERFKQLAEKATNGKVKVELYPNSQLYKDKEELEALQLGAVQMLAPSLAKFGPLGVKEFEAFDLPYIFPTKTALYNVTEGEIGKSLLKKLEPKGITGLAYWDNGFKVMSANKPLHNPADFKGLKMRIQSSKVLDAQMRALGANPQVLAFSEVYQALQTGVVDGTENPPSNMYTQKMHEVQKHVTVSNHGYLGYAVIVNKKFWDGLPPDIRGQLEKAMREATTFEKAIAQRDNDQALDAIKKAGKTQIYTLTVQEQAEWRRALAPVQKAMEGRIGKDLISAINKESAK; from the coding sequence ATGAAAACCATGTTCGTCGCGCTGTGCGCGGCCATCGGCGCCACCGCCGGCGTCCACGCTTACGCGCAAGCCCCGATCGTCATCAAGTTCAGCCACGTCGTGGCCACCGACACGCCGAAAGGCCAGGCCGCCGAACGCTTCAAGCAGCTGGCCGAGAAAGCCACGAACGGCAAGGTCAAGGTCGAACTGTACCCGAACAGCCAGCTGTACAAGGACAAGGAAGAACTCGAAGCGCTGCAGCTGGGCGCCGTGCAGATGCTGGCGCCGTCGCTGGCCAAGTTCGGCCCGCTGGGCGTGAAAGAATTCGAAGCGTTCGACCTGCCCTACATTTTCCCCACCAAGACGGCGCTGTACAACGTCACCGAAGGCGAAATCGGCAAGAGTCTGCTGAAAAAGCTGGAACCCAAGGGTATCACGGGCCTGGCCTACTGGGACAACGGCTTCAAGGTGATGTCGGCCAACAAGCCGCTGCACAACCCGGCCGACTTCAAGGGCCTGAAAATGCGCATCCAGTCGTCCAAGGTACTCGACGCGCAAATGCGCGCGCTGGGCGCCAATCCGCAAGTGCTGGCCTTCTCGGAAGTGTATCAGGCGCTGCAGACGGGCGTGGTCGACGGCACGGAAAATCCGCCATCGAATATGTACACGCAAAAGATGCATGAAGTGCAAAAGCACGTAACCGTGTCGAACCACGGCTACCTGGGCTATGCCGTCATCGTCAACAAGAAATTCTGGGATGGCTTGCCGCCCGATATACGCGGCCAGCTGGAAAAAGCCATGCGCGAGGCGACCACGTTTGAAAAAGCCATCGCCCAGCGCGACAACGACCAGGCCCTCGACGCCATCAAGAAAGCGGGCAAGACGCAGATCTACACGCTGACGGTGCAGGAACAGGCCGAATGGCGCCGCGCGCTGGCGCCCGTGCAGAAGGCCATGGAAGGGCGCATCGGCAAGGACCTGATCTCGGCCATCAACAAGGAAAGCGCGAAGTAA
- the queG gene encoding tRNA epoxyqueuosine(34) reductase QueG — protein MSATITDLAVLARTIKEWGRELGFAEVRIADVDLSHMEAPLQAWLDAGYHGEMEYMASHGMKRARPAELVPGTVRAISARMNYLPPALGPDWRAHEAARDADPSAAVISVYARGRDYHKVMRSRLQQLAELIRGEIGDFGYRVFSDSAPVMEVALAQKGGLGWRGKHTLLINRQGGSFFFLGEILIDVPLPIDPPETPRCGQCSACITVCPTQAILGPYQLDARRCISYLTIELKGAIPVEMRPLIGNKVYGCDDCQTVCPWNKFAQRAVVPDFDERHSLGSAGMVELFAWTEEEFNRRMEGSAIRRIGHERWLRNLAVGMGNAAAKAKGQADIVAALLSRREHPSAIVREHVEWALALHGVT, from the coding sequence ATGTCCGCCACCATCACCGATCTCGCCGTCCTGGCGCGCACCATCAAAGAATGGGGGCGCGAGCTGGGTTTTGCCGAGGTGCGCATCGCCGACGTCGACCTGTCGCACATGGAAGCGCCCTTGCAAGCCTGGCTCGACGCAGGGTATCACGGCGAAATGGAGTACATGGCCAGCCACGGCATGAAGCGCGCGCGCCCGGCCGAACTGGTGCCGGGCACGGTGCGCGCCATCAGCGCACGCATGAATTATCTGCCGCCGGCGCTGGGTCCCGACTGGCGTGCGCACGAGGCGGCGCGCGACGCCGATCCGTCGGCGGCCGTCATTTCCGTGTATGCGCGCGGCCGCGACTATCACAAGGTGATGCGTTCGCGCCTGCAGCAGCTGGCCGAGCTTATCCGCGGCGAGATCGGCGACTTCGGCTACCGCGTCTTCAGCGATTCGGCGCCCGTGATGGAAGTGGCGCTGGCGCAAAAGGGGGGCCTGGGCTGGCGCGGCAAGCACACCTTGCTGATCAACCGCCAGGGCGGCTCCTTCTTTTTCCTCGGCGAGATCCTCATCGACGTGCCGTTGCCCATCGACCCGCCGGAAACGCCGCGCTGCGGCCAGTGCTCGGCGTGCATCACGGTGTGCCCGACGCAAGCCATCCTGGGGCCGTACCAGCTTGACGCGCGCCGCTGCATCTCTTACCTGACCATCGAATTGAAGGGCGCCATTCCCGTCGAGATGCGTCCTTTGATCGGCAACAAGGTGTACGGCTGCGACGATTGCCAGACCGTCTGCCCGTGGAACAAGTTCGCCCAGCGCGCCGTCGTGCCCGACTTCGACGAGCGCCACAGCCTGGGCAGCGCCGGCATGGTGGAACTGTTCGCCTGGACGGAAGAGGAATTCAACCGTCGCATGGAAGGCAGCGCGATTCGCCGCATCGGCCACGAACGCTGGCTGCGCAACCTGGCCGTCGGCATGGGCAATGCGGCCGCCAAGGCGAAGGGCCAGGCCGACATCGTGGCGGCCCTGCTGTCGCGCCGCGAGCACCCGTCGGCCATCGTGCGCGAGCACGTCGAATGGGCGCTGGCGCTGCACGGCGTGACCTAG
- a CDS encoding TRAP transporter large permease, translated as MNALIIFVLLLALMLTGMPISISLGLTVLTFLFTMTSVPIESVALKIFTGIEKFEIMAIPFFILAGNFLTHGGVARRMINFASSMVGHWHGGLALAGVMACALFAAVSGSSPATVVAIGSIILPAMVKQGYPRGFGAGVITTSGALGILIPPSIVMVMYSVSTNTSVGKLFMAGVIPGMMLAMLLGLTTWFLARKHNYPRMKKASWGERFVTFKKSAWGLLLIVIVMGGIYSGAFTPTEAAAMAAVYAFIIAVFVYKDLKIKQVGKVLLDSAAMSAMLLYIITNAVLFSFLMTSENIPQAMAEWITGKGLGVISFLLVVNVLLLVAGNVMEPSSIVLIMAPILFPVAMKLGIDPVHFGILIVVNMEVGMCHPPVGLNLYVASGITKMGISELTVAVMPWLLTMLAFLGLITYVPQISLWLPNLIYN; from the coding sequence ATGAACGCGCTGATTATTTTTGTATTGCTGCTGGCGCTGATGTTGACCGGCATGCCGATTTCCATTTCGCTGGGCCTGACGGTGCTGACGTTCCTGTTCACCATGACCAGCGTGCCCATCGAATCGGTAGCCCTGAAGATTTTCACGGGCATCGAGAAGTTCGAGATCATGGCCATCCCCTTCTTCATTTTGGCCGGCAACTTCCTCACGCATGGCGGGGTGGCGCGGCGCATGATCAACTTCGCCAGCTCCATGGTCGGCCACTGGCATGGCGGCCTGGCGCTGGCTGGCGTGATGGCGTGCGCGCTGTTTGCGGCCGTTTCCGGCTCCAGCCCCGCCACCGTGGTGGCCATCGGCTCCATCATCCTGCCAGCCATGGTCAAGCAGGGCTATCCGCGCGGTTTCGGCGCCGGCGTCATCACCACCTCGGGCGCGCTGGGCATTTTGATCCCGCCATCGATCGTGATGGTGATGTATTCCGTCAGCACGAACACGTCCGTTGGTAAATTGTTCATGGCGGGCGTGATTCCCGGCATGATGCTGGCCATGCTGCTGGGCCTGACGACGTGGTTTTTGGCGCGCAAGCACAACTACCCGCGCATGAAAAAAGCCAGCTGGGGCGAGCGCTTCGTCACGTTCAAGAAGAGCGCCTGGGGCTTGCTCTTGATCGTCATCGTCATGGGCGGCATCTATTCGGGCGCGTTTACACCCACGGAAGCGGCCGCCATGGCTGCCGTGTACGCCTTCATCATCGCCGTCTTCGTCTACAAGGACTTGAAGATCAAGCAAGTGGGCAAGGTCTTGCTCGATTCGGCCGCCATGTCGGCGATGTTGTTGTACATCATCACCAACGCCGTGCTGTTTTCGTTCCTGATGACCAGCGAAAACATTCCGCAAGCGATGGCCGAGTGGATCACGGGCAAGGGCCTGGGTGTGATCAGCTTCTTGCTGGTGGTCAACGTGCTGCTGTTGGTGGCGGGTAACGTCATGGAACCGTCGTCGATCGTGCTGATCATGGCGCCGATTCTGTTCCCCGTCGCCATGAAGCTGGGCATCGATCCTGTGCACTTCGGCATCCTGATCGTGGTCAACATGGAAGTGGGCATGTGCCATCCGCCTGTGGGCCTGAACCTGTACGTGGCGTCCGGCATCACCAAGATGGGCATTTCGGAGCTGACCGTGGCCGTGATGCCGTGGCTGCTGACGATGCTGGCCTTCCTGGGCTTGATTACCTACGTACCACAAATTTCGCTGTGGCTGCCA